The Rhopalosiphum maidis isolate BTI-1 chromosome 2, ASM367621v3, whole genome shotgun sequence genome segment tgaaaacaatattacatgtGAAACCCTTTtgaccaataatataattgggtATTAGgacggatataatataaattataacctattgaataaaaaaataggtgTTTCccaaaatgtttgaatattatcaAGTAAATAATGCAAATTTGGAATAAGAGTAGGTATAAGAATGAggcctattaaaattattaattcccTTTTGAcacttattatagtttacacaCAGTTTGTCAGgaagttttaaaagttatatctgTAAAATGCTCAATAGCCTAGAAAATCAATCAAGAAcgaatagtattaaattattataatggaaatTACTTAGACACTaagaaatgtaaaattacaaGAAAATAACCGAGCGAATGGAATGAAAACAAGAATAATCAATTTCTTTACACGAAATCAATGAAATGGATGCGTACTAGAAGAAAACAACATGATGTAATGGAAGacgttattagtaatatatattgtatatatgtatataacacgTGTATGGtagtttaatactattattagagTTGCAATAGTTTaaagcatttaaatattttaaataggtataggtaggtatacaggTATTACGATGGATGTTTAAACATGTAtagattttatgtttaatgtttcaaTAAGCGTTTCACAATAAAATGACCGATATTTCGTATTATCAAGTCGTCGAGTCCAAGGAAAtgtacattacataatatatacttgagTCAGAGTGTTAGAATAGACATGATTACCCGCAGAGTAATATAAAGAGATAAAAACGATAATGCGTTCCGCAATCACGCACCTGACCGGATGAAAATCGGTTTATGGATCGATTATACGATTTGGCTTAACCTGTTGCTGGTCAAAGGTTCCGGAGTAGAGGCCCGtttgaaaaaacaacaactacaacaacaaaaacaacaataataacagcaACAACAATACATTTGTCAGAACTTTCAGAGAAAAAATGACGTCccatatcgttataatattatatgaatatgcaGAATATTATAGTTGCGCCCAAGTGCTAGGAAtaggtaataatgtaaataacataACCTGTAGGTGTTCGATGCAGGAAtatcatttttgtataaaaatattggtttgttaaaaacaatagagcgcatttaatttagtaggtaggtaatagATTTCGGTTATGCGGAATGGTGCATCTGTATATATCATGTCCCCTTTTATAcagtagaattttaatttacctaaataTTGTACTGTGAATTTAGAAcaacaaatgtttaaatattaaaatattcaaagccACCTTAAAATTAGTGGTGTTCACCCTATTCCATCCAAACGCCCTGGCATTCCGGGCACCTAACTACCACACAGAAAGTTTTACAATCATTACAACCAACACTGCAgtgtattaaattgaataattaatttttaatttgagaaTGGTCCCGTTGATTTGtttaaaactcaaaatgttggtcaatttttaatgtgttttttctttaagaatttattgctatgaacgtatataattttttacttaatatgaaaaagaccaacgtttttttttcgctTTGAAATGATTACTATCACTTTTCTGACTATAGTATAGTAATTGCAACAAGAACTTCCATTGTTTCTAAGCccttgttaaattattactattcacAACTCTTGatcgattttcatttttttttacaacatattgaagttaatttattattttaactagtcttaattttattgttttcagtGGAAGACTACTGGCGATGAATACCCGTGTCGATTTGTTTTTACGACCCCTGTATGGACGACTGGTCTTCCTGTCTGGTCTCCGACTTGAGCTTCACGAATTCCTTAGCTACGTCGTCGTTATACCTCTGTGAAAGTATCCGCAAAATCGTCCATCCAGTCTCATTCATTTGTATTCGTCTGCCGAGGCCTAACCATTCGCCGGTACGGACCTTAatgagtaaataataacagtcagattaaatggtaaaaatagtttttgttattgtactaattgctttttattattaattaccattATTGGAACATGTCGCATCTGCAAAACCGCCACGCCAACGAGCCGATCTTCGCGAGCAAAACAGTAGTCTTTCACGCAAAAATGCAATTCGTAACATTCTAAATCTTCAATGGCGCTAATAGAACTGTGCAAAAAATGATCGCCGTAAAAACTGAGTTTTGTTTTATGTCGActaaatatacttacaaaaCGAACGCTTCGTTGTATCTAGGACTCCAACTGCCTGACTTACTCTTCGTCGACTGTTTTCTCTTCTTGTCCGCTAGTCTTGGTCCGATGAGGTTCACTTCGACAAACGGGCGAAACATACCAGTTGTTGGCCATACCAGCGTATTAGCAGCAACCACTGTTATACAGTAACACCAACaacattaaagtataatagagaacataacatataataagaaaaataggaCTCTGAAgaatatgtatcaaaataatgcgagatattaataaaatatttaaaataaaatacattttaaatattttaatttactcgaTTAgttgatacatttaataaagcttattaaacaaacaataattctCCTAGTGAGTTTTTCAGGACCTatctaggattttttttttagggggaggggttcaaattttttaatattattatatatcatatcatataatttttaaatacaatatttagaatttaggcctcacaaatataatataactatcaaGAGGGAGGGCTCTCGACCCTTTATTTAATCTATCACTGTgtctattgataatataacatagttaATTGTTAGATTTAGtaagtaattatatcatttttataaaaattaacagtaaACATTATgcatttaggtaggtataatatttttatattctaatgtattgatttattttaaagaaataatttagttttaaatttgctattataaatagaagTTGTATTCgatataagtacaatattaaaaatgtttaatgatatacatagACTCAAAAAGTATAGTTGTAATATGTgaccgttttattatataaaactaccGTAATAatgatgcattattattataatagctatacCTAGTAAAATTAGTGTGTtggtagtaaaataattaatagatgtTTAACATGATGTAATTTGgcttattttaagaatattaattgtttaatgtttactgtaatttgtgtttaatcattaattattaaaattataattgaataatcgtACTTATAGTTCACTTATaggttattatgaaaataagtatttttataaaatatatatattatgcagtacaaattcaatgtatttataattttataagaggaaaacgtaatattttaattttaattttctaataaacggttactatatattgaaataaaatgcgATTTTATTAGATgtaagtgaaaaataaaacaaatacgattttatgtgtttttgtAAATCAAACAAGATTGCGTTGTTCTATTATTAGAAatcaatgtgtttttttttattgaggtATGAGCATTAAAAGTGACAAGAATAGTATAGGTTTTCAGcgagattttatgattttcttttcttttagtTATGTGTCATTCGAACATCcgatataaaaagaaaaaaatatcgtatgtTCAACAcaaacttgtttttaaataaatagaataggtTTAGAATCCAATGTAAATGCGTAGAGTTATTTAACAAAAGCCATTTAGAAAACAAACCAAGAAAGGTTTATTAACCCTTTCACTGCTATGGACGCACATATGCGttctatcattttaaaaatcaaaaaaagctTTTATCGATAATGTGATATCattaaatggtaaataattaGACGAATCCAAAgagacaacaaaaaaatatatatgataaatattaaaaaagttataagcaaaaaaaaatttatttgattttccaGGGTTCCCAAATTGTCATTATTTGATAAACTGAAATAATAGTTCATTATCGACTATTTGAGAACCAATCACTaacttaattaactaatatttgctAAAAAAGTtactagaaattttttttttttattgatagttattatttgaactataaaaatatttaaaacaatacgaaaaaaaatatttaaaaataaaatttaatcccAGCACAGTGTTGTGAactgtgaaaaaataattcagtagGGAAAGGGTTAATGGACATTTTGccaatgaaacaaaaaataactatggtCGATTTCAGACTTTagttgtttgttattttttattatttacgatttaaatattttttaactatcttGTTATGTTATCATTgatatttatgttgtattattataatatatatatacaagtgtTTTTAGTTTAACATGGTTATTCtcgatttattgtttaaaaagttttaattaagaacaatttacagattaaatataatacatacctgTTACAGTGAGCTTAAATTCGTTATTCGTTGGTTGTGTTTCAATGTAAACGTTAATAGAAATTTCTCCATAAGGTTCTTCATATAcgtaattttctaattataaatatgaaaaaaaattaaaaaaaattttagttaatgactttaaaacattatcataaatatttaaaattacttttagtcatgcgaaaaagtataaataatcatcTTTTATctagtatttttgtatattatatacacgagaTATAAGAACATTTCAACttaaagtaggtacctattctgCACTTACTATTATagctactataatattacatgatgtattttgaataaatgcgTATTAATCTGTTTATGGTGCAATGGATCTACGGTTATAGTATCAGCTATATTCTAAATAACTGTTTATATGGTTATACTTGTAaccttataagtaattttaaaggatataaaaaataatttaggatACAATTTTACCTTGTAATGGTCTTCTTGAAATTTCAAAGAGTTTTTCCATTCGACTTCCCATTGATTTTACATCTTCTTCTGCTTCATCTAATGCTTCTTCCTCCTCGGTTTCGTCGTCCTCGTCATAATCCATTTCGTCCATCTCATCTTTTACTTCAGTACCACTCATTAGTGATGGTTGTCGTGGTAATGGATCATTTTTTTGTGGTACTTTATagaattagaatatttattattaataacgaaatttaattatattaattaaatctatagtaaaaaataaataattcaccccttttcttattttaacaattatccAAAAAACATACCTTGATGCAATTGTGTCAACACAAACGTTTTGATGAGTTCATCTGTGGATCTTGTGTAAAGTGATAAAGCATAGCATAAAGATAAAAGATCTGAACTTTTATCCAAATACTTCTTTTTCAGTCCATTTCCACCGGCAtggaaatatgttttaattgttttcaatgcAGATTCTAAGACCCTACACTGCTTAGTATTTAAGTTCTTTTCCAtatcctaaaaaatatatatttttgcctcaaaaaataattagtggaTTGTTTGTTTGTAGAAACaacatacaacataatataattctgtatatttttatattgattctgAAAATTTATTGGTTGataatcgtttattttttctataaagtaatttgatttttgaaatatttttctaggtATGCGTACGATCAAAAactgaattgtttttaaagtcAACCCTCAGTATATCTAAACTAGTCTGTTAGTTAAAAGTTAGTATATTTGATTGGTTATGGATCTTGACGCAGAAGTATCCAAAAGaagtaaatgtttaaaaaaactactatttttgttatttattagtttattacatacGACttcgaatattttatgtacgtattacaaacaaatttaaacttatttattcattttagtagtaatttaactattaaattttaatatttctgaaaattaaattcaaattttacattttcagagtttttgcaaataaattggtagatattataatatataaaatttatatattataatagatttatattattttatgtttaagataaattagatattattattattattattatgacgtatcGGAAAAATGAAACTAAGtctgaaatattgttttctaaaaatgttgctAATTGTATTAGGCAtggaaaattaatacaaaaatatcatacttataagttttaaaatttcgaaaaaatagATCCAATAATgttaacaacaacaaaatggAAATATGAAAGAATCAGTTGTTACAAACTACTCGTatgaattaatatgttataaactaatatgtataattaccaTTACTCCTGTTAAAGCATTTTTAACATCTTGCTTTCCAGCCATATGGTTTCTAATTAATCTGGACATGTCTTCAATTCTAGCATTAGCTGCCAGTGATCTAGCGTTTTCGCTAAGGTTTTTCAATatcatctaaattaaaaataacgagTTTATACAACCAATTATAAACCTTAAtgctttatttatatgattttatatcatttatttaaactaatatttcttACACTTTTATCCATCATTGGTGGTAAGACTACTGATCTTTCCAATATTCTTATTACAAGTTTCCATAATTCTCGAAGAATTCGTTTTAGTACAGGTTTCTCACAAGTTTGagcaaataatgataatgaaccATCCATTAGATCCATCAATGGCCTTAATATTTCGTCTACTTCCATCATAGATACTTGTTGTGGATTTTGGCTACCTCCTTTGATACTTTGTAATAACTCACCAAGTTCTTTGACACTTTTCTTTATTTGAGGTTCCAAACTAAAACATTTGATtagaattttagttttaatgtttatttattttcattgagggtaataatattaaacttaaacataTCAAAGTTGGCAGTaagtaatcaataaaatatatatgtatttacatgtataaacaatacgcttataaataagataaatattaactatacataCCTTTTTCCGAATTTCCCAGATAGTTCATCTAAAGCTTTTAATAACTGCGTTTGTAAGTCATTTAGAATATCTGTAGCATCTTCTTCCAGTTGTTTGCCACCCATTGATTCGAACATTTTTGTTAGTTGTACTCGTAGttgttgaatattattcattaatatacaagcctatacatttaatacatatgtTATGTAAAgtacacataaatacataatatatatacggataaaatattttaaacttacagTTCTTTCATCTAGTTCTTTAGCATCAAATTCTTTTTGAACTATGTCTACGTATGCCAATAACACTTTGACAATTGTTTTAGCAAGTCTTTTCATGTATCGATTGGATATCTCTGGGTCAGGACATTCCAATTTTGATATAACCCCAAAACATTGTGTAAGCTGAGTGAATACGTCTACCACTGAGTTGGAAAATAACGCATGCTCTGAACTTCTTTGAaactataattacaaaataaagtttaaaaaactttttgatcAAAGTTTAAGATGGCGACGCTTGCTTACCCCATCTTTTTTGTCCCTGTTAAAAGCTCCGTGCAAATATTCTAAAGACACATCGTCATTTTCATTTAGCCATTGCATTACAAACGGTTCAAACCAAGATGGGTACTCGGGTATTGCGTCTTTGTACGGTGGTGCATCTTTTACATAATTAGTAAACAGCCATTTTACTTTGAAATGGAGGTTCATGTACGCTGAAGTTTTACAAAGTCTATGTGTTTCATGTTCTTCTAGAGCATACTTCATGTCCACGGCGAAGAAGCTCCACATTGTTGCTGCagataactgtaaaaaatattttaattataaaaatacgtcagtaaatatattattataattatataatcaatacaataacaatttattatataatttacctgTCCTATATTGAGTTCTGCTGGGAATTGACTCAGAACAGGTGCATAACTATTTCTATCTTCTTCGATTACTGAAGCAACGAGTGCTACAAGCTTATCCCAAAAGCCTAAATCATCTAACTTTGGTCCCGTGTCTTCGTCTCTTTTTTCATTTGGATCagtcttaaaaacaaaatagtttatttaattaagaattttttataatgtaacatacacatatttttgaataactcgagtttgatattataaaatttcttattgtTTGATCACggtataattactaatattaatattattatttacaataattgttatactaaAATCTCAGAATTAcaaatgtttaacatttaatttcaacaagtaaaataaatacctgaTATTCTCTGCCgtataaatcataacaattAGCGAATAGAAATTGATAAGTTGACCTTAGACACGCTTTAACACAGTCTTTAACAACGGTACTAGCCCTTGGTGGACTTGAAAGTTCttgtacctaaatataaatcatgttaTAACTGTTGtgctactttatatttttattattatatttaaaaaaattaccttcattctgaaaaatgtaatacttgtCAACAAATCGACAGTCGATTTAAGATCCATTAATTTTTCTTGACTGGATGCCGGAAAGTTATTTCTATACATTGATAAATCTATTCTGAGCGAATTATGTAGCTGGTCAAGCAGCTTTACGAATTTttctttctataaataatgaaaaaatatttgaaaatcatggttggaaataacataatattttctcaGTAATGATAGTTACTCCGAAATTGGATGCTGCAAAACGGTCGCTTGCGCTTACGGCGGAGCTTGATGTCGTGTGTGCATAGTAGGCATTGATATTCGCTAACAATGTACTCATTACTGCTGGGACACCAgggcataaatattttgttgaaagaCAATGAAAGTGTCTAAAATACgagattattgattttaaaattatagttttaaaattacaatgtaataagcTCACGTCATTGCTTGGTAAATAGACTCTATGCCATATCTCATAGCGAATTCGTCGACAATATCTTGTGCGGGAgattcaaaatacaatttccacCCATCTTCTCCCTTGGCTTGAGGTAGGTGAACTATTCCTGCATTATTTTCACACAACGAGTGAAATAGATTTTCATGAAGACACGTGTATTGGATATGATAAGGAGCGACTTTTTCCTCTCCTTTAATTTCTACATTGATATGTAATCGAATAGCACCGGATACTGCTGATTTATCAGTCCTTTTTTCGAGATTGTACCAAACGTCCATTTCACCCGACAACGTTCGAacctaattatttactttttattcataaactctcgtacaaatataatagttgatataaatatacctcGATAATAGTTTGTCCTAAAAAATCGTCCGATTCTCTGGTTAGTTTTTGTCTTAGTCTCGATTTCAAGTCATTGTCCTCGTCCCATACCCTGACTTTAATACGATCCGAAGAATTGTGGCACTCGCtatcaattttgaaaaatgtattaatatttttatgtttaataatatattatttacagttacAAAGAaagggaaaaataaataattacaaataaaatttttcattccAAACAGGATTGAGCTCTTGAGGCATGGTTCGCgttctttttttaactttaccCACTTGAACAGTTACGTATGGATCTGATGTACCACTTTTGTCTTTTGCAATGAGCCCTTGAGcacattttactataataaaaataaaaattataatcgataattattcaaaaatatgaattacatttatttaaagcgCTGGTTTATTCTAAAGCTATATGTACAGTATTTTGCACGTGCATACAAACGACAAACAATGCATGCAATAagcgttaattttttttggaagACGTCGTTTAAGTTACTTCTGCTAACTAGATATCGATGATTTATGTGATTTGtttgatttgaaatttaaatattagtaaatatttgctCGATTCCAATTTCTAAGCTGTGAGTAAGTGAACCCTAATAAGCCTAACCGCTGACCTGTTATTTCGATTTTGCACGACCATTTAGAAGTGCCTTCAAGAACGATAGCTTCCGCTTGCTCCAAGGAATCGATATGCATATCAGGTTCCACAGAAAACATGGTTCTTCAAATACGCAAaaccaaaacaataaaaacaaatatttacacacaAATTGATCGGAGGAAAGGAACCAAAATAGTAGAAAATGTTTAGATTTAAATGAATGAAAAttctttcttaatattttttaatgcatcaTAGATGTAAGCaaggaaaaatataaacgtttgTAAACATATTTGAAACATTTGTATTAGTGAACAAACAATAAACCATGCACAATAgtagtttaaaacaaaaaatacacaaaattaaagttaattgaaagaattttcattaaaaatctcgtgcttaaaaaatacacatgaggggttaaatatatcaaaatagtaaaacaccaattccataaaattaaacaccAAGCACAATGAAGATAGCCACACAAAGCTCTTTGAAGTCGTCTGCTCATAATGtcaaattcgttttttttttaaacaaacctGTGATGGCAATTTTTGCTGACCACTTGCAGGTACCATCCAAAACCGATTGTTTCACCGCTTTAATGTGACCCTGATGGCTTTTCTCCTCCACGCCGAACACTGAtctgtgtataatttaaaaaaaaacataacaacCAATTTTTTCCACACCCAACACTGCGTGTATTATGTTAAACTAAATAAGAACTTCTTCCAGATGCTGTGTGCGTATTTCTTAATGACCCGGAATCTCtgttaattgtttttgcaTTAATTTCGAGCCCCGGACACATTTAGTATAAACACACTGTGTCATTTGTTTGCAAATCAGCgatttatttctttatcatTGTAACTATGACAAATTGTATCCATAATCGTGAATGCTGTCATTTCAGTTATCTAACTCGCATCAATAACAGCTTTTCAACTGAATTCAATCTGGTCGTAGATCTGTTAACTCAGTTTGTTCGTAATAGAAGTGTCTGATGACGAACAGATTGAAATTAATCTGACGGTGTTCCATTTGTCTTAAGACGACTGTTTAATAAACGccatatatataatgtcaCGCATGTTCTCCTATTTTGACCCCGATTCTTTTTCAACGATTGCCATATGTTTCCGTTTAGGGGGATATCGTCGTGCATGTGTCCCAACATTGTTGGTAgctatatttcttttatactaGTTACGATTCATTTAAAGACTATTCGTATTCGTTACActcggaaaaaaataataaaatagtagatTGAGAGATAATAGTACTGACTGTTACAAAATTTACCATTGTGGttgaagttaatattaaaaatattatattttagtaaattaattttattattgaataaataaagatatatatgttataaaagttGGTGTcacaaattgaaattattaacaagataattccaatttttgtttaagaaattgcttatttttaaagagaaattatagtataataactgtaaaaaaatacgGCATGTCGAAAgaggattttaatttttatggattttataaataatacattttatgacatATAACATTTAGTAAGCGGTTCTTACTGAAATCAATTAGGGAAATTATCGACATTAAATTGACTAAAACTCACGAGCCTGcagtgaaatatttataactgcaCTCAAGGCTCTTAtggttttattgttaatttactaaattatttggtgttagatattaaattgttaactaaCCTGATAAGTTCGAAAATTTCTGGATGATCTCTTTCGCGTTGCAACATTCTGTCCTTCATTGCTTGTATAATTGATATCGCTTTATCTTCAGCACCGTGTTTGGAACTTTTTTCAGCCGCtcctattatttttagttggcaaaaaaatatataatatatatacatacgttttaatgtttttaattatatgagaTATTGTATGAGGTTTTCTGTTGTACGAATATGAAATGTTTTAACTGtatttgttcaatttttattatatcagatgaaaaaatatttttattcgtaaaaaGATTTtcgaaaactttaaaaatatgaactttttatagtcgacatttttttcttttgtctaTTGTTCTACGTCATT includes the following:
- the LOC113553468 gene encoding protein unc-13 homolog A isoform X2, with amino-acid sequence MEPEQNRNGGGRPTTTTIAITTASTTTTNATATVYGDQQAVEAALNEFIDKMTPRVNVLENEVMYAWRALDLLSDEYVKMWERIEKLETIIQNQQSVIGQMVEICAEPISTSTTYMGPPEIGDRPALSMIWEESEGSSSNGTKKPSEQRDVDYRVYEDQLLNEDQEKMDSVESAKEIFENIEQMERNMRQLYAEAQLDSWNDETERAAAALDFYPINKPLTSSVGNLQHRMYPYTSPSIRSLPTIPKCEEPGYRSPTLFMDTTSQSTYMNDSYQPQSPPGSPPPPAPEDPVFPRSLSSALSLSLRQFHSSTKELDSLHQFHNSTKDLNMHQYHNSSKDLETLHQQRSGAIVTANKSDSGLSSMSGGMLSSYEKSPCSPRKRVFDQSYQISVAGPSGLTVVTCVTTAFDTDYPYYDRSTGVYSTAGQGYKYQTTNAQQTSISNVPDLLDVMSYKDYKKPTDRPYPGITDALTYYPNTINDTYYGRENNRLDNNQPRYRYVTTPNFQIRCEDDGSRREEKTKKSKRNIIKSAMSSVSNSVSNWFPDVHLPQRHRSHSLPGGLEREPDAVSVHSETATTSKPRSWNTQRHGSRKKKKSIVSTMSGLLHKTTKPTPFQSSYSIADPEFAENEWTQLKAGDRPTPPEPPPLQPPEPANITTEQQEEEVQEQINEIQLPAEMFNGPTKEFAVSRKLSKYREHCKLSNGVTEGESSVTSLEKRNKSLEEQSVKHHEEFIQPTNNIRNFKMSSRQASLEVPWAGKGSADTEDDSRSNHSWRSTSRISSRRQSTEESIDSDDEWYCYELKQLEELEKKTHFERVFGPPMLPPPSARSESSIIVSKVDFKEKMSKAIEDIRKQSVDESFNEDAFEQEQSLDTVIEEELPQDDGPIRFKLMKVPDTPGGIKRDLPGQDLDLGPEQELEPETETADEQMVVEEDESPGTPSLPRFKFDKNDLVDKEETGSKWKIVKALKEKKPEEINQDIGPPPTPIIENGRGSGENINRANGHPGDNPFYSNIDSMPDIRPRRKSIPLVSELVLKTMAATKRNAGLASGVPRPTLNDEELKMHVYKKALQALIYPISSTTPHNFVSWTATSPTYCYECEGLLWGIARQGVRCTECGVKCHEKCKELLNADCLQRAAEKSSKHGAEDKAISIIQAMKDRMLQRERDHPEIFELIRTMFSVEPDMHIDSLEQAEAIVLEGTSKWSCKIEITVKCAQGLIAKDKSGTSDPYVTVQVGKVKKRTRTMPQELNPVWNEKFYFECHNSSDRIKVRVWDEDNDLKSRLRQKLTRESDDFLGQTIIEVRTLSGEMDVWYNLEKRTDKSAVSGAIRLHINVEIKGEEKVAPYHIQYTCLHENLFHSLCENNAGIVHLPQAKGEDGWKLYFESPAQDIVDEFAMRYGIESIYQAMTHFHCLSTKYLCPGVPAVMSTLLANINAYYAHTTSSSAVSASDRFAASNFGKEKFVKLLDQLHNSLRIDLSMYRNNFPASSQEKLMDLKSTVDLLTSITFFRMKVQELSSPPRASTVVKDCVKACLRSTYQFLFANCYDLYGREYQTDPNEKRDEDTGPKLDDLGFWDKLVALVASVIEEDRNSYAPVLSQFPAELNIGQLSAATMWSFFAVDMKYALEEHETHRLCKTSAYMNLHFKVKWLFTNYVKDAPPYKDAIPEYPSWFEPFVMQWLNENDDVSLEYLHGAFNRDKKDGFQRSSEHALFSNSVVDVFTQLTQCFGVISKLECPDPEISNRYMKRLAKTIVKVLLAYVDIVQKEFDAKELDERTACILMNNIQQLRVQLTKMFESMGGKQLEEDATDILNDLQTQLLKALDELSGKFGKSLEPQIKKSVKELGELLQSIKGGSQNPQQVSMMEVDEILRPLMDLMDGSLSLFAQTCEKPVLKRILRELWKLVIRILERSVVLPPMMDKSMILKNLSENARSLAANARIEDMSRLIRNHMAGKQDVKNALTGVMDMEKNLNTKQCRVLESALKTIKTYFHAGGNGLKKKYLDKSSDLLSLCYALSLYTRSTDELIKTFVLTQLHQVPQKNDPLPRQPSLMSGTEVKDEMDEMDYDEDDETEEEEALDEAEEDVKSMGSRMEKLFEISRRPLQENYVYEEPYGEISINVYIETQPTNNEFKLTVTVVAANTLVWPTTGMFRPFVEVNLIGPRLADKKRKQSTKSKSGSWSPRYNEAFVFSISAIEDLECYELHFCVKDYCFAREDRLVGVAVLQMRHVPIMVRTGEWLGLGRRIQMNETGWTILRILSQRYNDDVAKEFVKLKSETRQEDQSSIQGS